In a genomic window of Nocardia fluminea:
- a CDS encoding 3-oxoacyl-ACP synthase III family protein, with translation MPQVSLVDVASYLPGDPVPTDYFTQFSRSERMAKNVMFRSPTGRHHIGRDETAVDMAEQAFGVLRERHGADLAAEIDIIITHTQLPDNPVLGAGPELARRLGARPSQVLDVHNSGCAAFVQMMAMARMMMATSEAKTALIVAAQNCAGPVFTQPDIRKLAQAPVPGDGCGIGLLRRDDSGPILDIETRTYPEFAGDMDFSTNGPRKYWEPGEGQGCVSFSESKITKVFARGNRLVPEVALEVCKRIGVKSSDIDTFVTNQPNRLFLRNWHDALELPAERHPDTFDQCGNLFAAGIPVTLDAENRAGRLRNGSVVLLSAFAHAGDFAGAAAIRWGAAR, from the coding sequence ATGCCGCAGGTGAGTCTGGTCGACGTCGCGAGCTATCTGCCCGGCGACCCCGTCCCGACCGACTACTTCACCCAGTTCTCCCGCTCGGAGCGGATGGCCAAGAACGTGATGTTCCGGTCGCCGACCGGCCGTCATCACATCGGCCGCGACGAAACCGCCGTCGACATGGCCGAGCAGGCCTTCGGCGTCCTGCGTGAACGCCACGGCGCCGACCTCGCCGCCGAGATCGACATCATCATCACCCACACCCAGCTGCCCGATAATCCGGTGCTCGGCGCGGGCCCCGAACTGGCCCGCAGGCTGGGCGCCCGGCCGTCGCAGGTGCTCGACGTGCACAACAGCGGCTGCGCGGCGTTCGTCCAGATGATGGCGATGGCCCGGATGATGATGGCCACCAGCGAGGCGAAGACCGCGCTGATCGTCGCCGCGCAGAACTGCGCGGGCCCGGTGTTCACCCAGCCCGATATCCGGAAGCTGGCGCAGGCGCCGGTGCCCGGCGACGGGTGCGGAATCGGCTTGCTGCGCAGGGATGATTCGGGGCCGATCCTCGACATCGAGACCCGCACGTATCCCGAATTCGCCGGTGATATGGACTTCTCCACGAACGGTCCGCGCAAGTACTGGGAGCCGGGCGAGGGTCAGGGCTGTGTGAGCTTCTCCGAATCCAAGATCACCAAGGTGTTCGCGCGCGGCAATCGCCTGGTGCCCGAGGTGGCGCTCGAGGTCTGCAAGCGGATCGGGGTGAAGAGCAGCGACATCGACACCTTCGTCACCAATCAGCCGAACCGGTTGTTCCTGCGCAACTGGCACGACGCGCTGGAGCTGCCCGCCGAACGTCATCCCGATACCTTCGATCAGTGCGGAAACCTGTTCGCCGCGGGCATCCCCGTCACCCTGGACGCGGAGAACCGTGCGGGCCGGTTGCGCAACGGGTCGGTGGTGTTGCTGTCGGCGTTCGCGCACGCGGGCGACTTCGCCGGTGCGGCGGCCATTCGCTGGGGCGCCGCGCGATGA
- a CDS encoding EXLDI protein, translated as MPNKTIYVADDDLPVFQRAQELVGGNLSSTVVSALRRLIELEEGREAGFEEIVLQVGRDGVRQVRFQGVLLGEWRDVGDKRVLHQQVYRSRKGKLVLHTHSALWSEYPTGDAAGDMKDWKYWRRMFGIGDRAWDWGDYEYEILDSLKDLKDRVPDKLYRKVEDMTAHPQIEELDI; from the coding sequence ATGCCCAACAAGACGATCTACGTAGCCGACGACGATCTCCCCGTGTTCCAGCGGGCGCAGGAGCTCGTGGGCGGAAACCTCTCCAGCACCGTGGTCAGCGCGCTGCGCAGGCTCATCGAGCTGGAAGAAGGCCGTGAGGCCGGCTTCGAGGAGATCGTCCTGCAGGTGGGTCGCGACGGCGTCCGGCAGGTGCGCTTCCAGGGCGTGTTGCTGGGCGAATGGCGCGATGTGGGCGACAAGCGGGTGCTGCACCAGCAGGTCTACCGCAGCCGCAAGGGCAAGCTCGTACTCCACACGCACTCGGCGCTGTGGTCGGAGTACCCGACCGGGGATGCCGCGGGCGACATGAAGGACTGGAAATACTGGCGCCGGATGTTCGGCATCGGTGACCGGGCGTGGGACTGGGGCGACTACGAGTACGAGATCCTCGACAGCCTGAAAGACCTGAAGGATCGCGTGCCCGACAAGCTCTATCGCAAGGTCGAGGACATGACCGCGCACCCGCAGATCGAGGAACTCGACATCTAG
- a CDS encoding thiamine pyrophosphate-binding protein: MPDRVVDYLVRTVADRGITQIFGVDGANIEDLYDAVFDAGGTPAGIVAKHEFSAATMADGYARSTGGMGVVAATSGGGAMNLVAGLAESFTSRVPVLALIGQPPTTLEGLGAFQDSSGSAESIDAAALFATVSRYCARVTDPAELPAQLDAAIAAAHSGGPAVLLIPKDVQQQSMPDSLHARQAVTVVAPSDGTPLDRASPHAIATELAAARRTGKVVIIAGDQVARDDARDELAELVAALDAAIGLAPDAKDVYSNTGAGYCGVAGSMGHAELVEALSAASACLLVGTRLPVTARAGLEAALAELPVLSIGAHAPYLAATHATSTDLAVAIATLLADIGVGPASSARSTDLTPMAVPAAAGPGLRYRAVVEAIQRALPDGADIFADAGNTGASVVHYLRVPERGRFTVALGMGGMGYAFGAGIGSAFARRAAPDGPHRTIVIAGDGSFFMHGMEMHTAIEHDLPITFVVFNNNAHAMCVTREQLYYRDRYSFNRFQTSHLGAGIAAMFPGLPARTVSDASRLSGALDLSFAATGPSFLEILCDPDEVPPFLPFLSALESSRSTP, translated from the coding sequence ATGCCGGACAGAGTGGTGGACTACCTGGTGCGAACGGTAGCCGACCGGGGAATCACCCAGATCTTCGGCGTCGACGGCGCCAATATCGAGGACCTGTACGACGCCGTCTTCGACGCGGGCGGTACACCGGCGGGCATCGTCGCCAAACACGAATTCTCCGCGGCGACGATGGCCGACGGATACGCGCGCAGCACCGGCGGGATGGGCGTCGTGGCAGCCACGTCCGGCGGTGGAGCGATGAATCTCGTTGCCGGACTGGCCGAGTCGTTCACTTCACGGGTACCGGTGCTGGCCTTGATCGGGCAGCCGCCGACCACTCTGGAAGGTCTCGGCGCCTTCCAGGATTCGAGCGGCTCCGCCGAATCCATCGACGCGGCAGCGTTGTTCGCGACGGTCAGCCGGTATTGCGCTCGCGTGACCGATCCGGCCGAACTACCCGCACAGCTCGACGCGGCGATCGCGGCAGCGCACAGTGGTGGACCTGCGGTGCTGCTGATTCCGAAAGATGTTCAGCAGCAATCGATGCCGGATTCTCTCCACGCGCGACAGGCCGTCACCGTCGTCGCCCCCTCGGATGGAACACCGCTCGACAGAGCCTCCCCACACGCCATCGCTACCGAACTCGCCGCCGCTCGGCGTACCGGGAAGGTGGTGATCATCGCCGGTGATCAGGTCGCGCGCGACGATGCCCGCGACGAACTCGCCGAACTGGTCGCCGCGCTCGATGCCGCCATCGGCTTGGCGCCCGACGCCAAGGACGTGTACTCCAACACCGGCGCCGGCTACTGCGGTGTCGCGGGCAGCATGGGTCATGCCGAGCTGGTCGAGGCCCTGTCGGCGGCGAGCGCCTGTCTGCTGGTCGGCACCCGGCTGCCCGTGACCGCCCGCGCCGGGCTCGAAGCCGCCCTCGCCGAACTACCGGTCCTCAGCATCGGCGCACATGCGCCGTATCTCGCCGCGACCCACGCCACCAGCACCGATCTCGCGGTGGCCATCGCGACACTGCTGGCGGACATCGGCGTGGGACCGGCAAGCAGCGCCCGCTCCACCGATCTCACGCCGATGGCCGTCCCCGCCGCGGCGGGCCCGGGGCTGCGCTATCGCGCCGTCGTCGAGGCGATCCAGCGCGCGCTGCCCGACGGCGCCGATATCTTCGCCGACGCGGGTAACACCGGCGCCTCGGTGGTGCATTACCTACGGGTACCCGAGCGCGGCCGTTTCACGGTCGCACTCGGGATGGGCGGCATGGGTTACGCGTTCGGTGCGGGTATCGGCTCCGCGTTCGCCCGGCGCGCCGCACCCGACGGCCCGCACCGCACCATCGTCATCGCCGGTGACGGCTCGTTCTTCATGCACGGCATGGAGATGCACACCGCGATCGAACACGACCTGCCCATCACCTTCGTGGTGTTCAACAACAACGCGCACGCCATGTGCGTCACCCGGGAGCAGCTCTACTACCGGGATCGCTACAGCTTCAACCGTTTTCAGACGTCACATCTGGGAGCGGGCATCGCCGCCATGTTCCCCGGGCTGCCCGCCCGCACCGTCTCCGACGCCTCCCGATTATCCGGCGCACTGGACCTCAGCTTCGCCGCCACCGGACCGTCGTTCCTCGAAATCCTCTGCGACCCCGACGAAGTGCCGCCGTTCCTGCCCTTCCTGTCAGCCCTCGAATCATCCAGGAGTACCCCGTGA
- a CDS encoding ATP-binding cassette domain-containing protein, with the protein MVNSAITARGLQKAYGDKTVLDGIDITVAEGTVFSLLGPNGAGKTTTVQILTTLIAADGGECTVGGHDVATDRGGVRELIGVTGQFAAVDELLTGRENLHMMGDLNHLPRRETRALADELLARFDLVEAADKPASTYSGGMTRRLDLAMTLVGDPRVIFLDEPTTGLDPRSRRSIWEIIRGLVDDLGVTVFLTTQYLEEADQLADRIAVLDNGRIVAEGTAAELKRLIPGGHIRIDFTDQRDVDAAQRAFGSAAKVVEGTDGLTLAVPSDGGVRSLRAVLDLLDAESIEAGGISVHTPNLDDVFLTLTGRATIEQESLR; encoded by the coding sequence ATGGTCAACTCGGCCATCACCGCACGCGGTCTCCAAAAGGCCTACGGCGACAAAACAGTTCTCGACGGCATCGATATCACCGTCGCCGAGGGCACCGTCTTCTCGCTGCTCGGCCCCAACGGCGCGGGCAAGACCACCACCGTGCAGATCCTCACGACACTGATCGCCGCCGACGGCGGCGAGTGCACCGTGGGCGGCCACGATGTGGCGACCGACCGGGGCGGGGTGCGCGAGCTGATCGGCGTCACCGGGCAGTTCGCCGCGGTCGACGAGCTGCTGACCGGCCGGGAGAACCTGCACATGATGGGGGACCTGAACCATCTGCCGCGCCGCGAAACCCGCGCGCTGGCCGACGAATTGCTGGCCCGTTTCGACCTGGTCGAGGCAGCCGACAAGCCGGCCAGCACCTACTCCGGCGGCATGACCCGCAGGCTCGATCTGGCGATGACGCTGGTGGGCGACCCGCGGGTGATCTTCCTCGACGAACCGACCACCGGCCTGGACCCGCGCAGCCGCCGCTCCATCTGGGAGATCATCCGCGGCCTGGTCGACGATCTCGGTGTCACCGTCTTTCTCACCACCCAGTACCTCGAGGAGGCCGACCAGCTGGCCGATCGCATCGCCGTGCTCGACAACGGCCGGATCGTCGCCGAAGGCACCGCGGCGGAACTGAAGCGACTGATTCCGGGCGGCCACATCCGCATCGACTTCACCGATCAGCGAGACGTGGACGCCGCCCAGCGCGCGTTCGGCTCCGCGGCGAAGGTGGTCGAGGGCACCGACGGGCTGACCCTGGCCGTGCCGAGCGACGGCGGCGTGCGTTCACTGCGCGCCGTGCTCGATCTGCTCGACGCCGAAAGCATCGAAGCGGGCGGCATTTCCGTCCACACCCCCAACCTCGACGACGTCTTCCTCACCCTCACCGGCCGCGCCACCATCGAGCAGGAGTCACTGCGATGA
- a CDS encoding SRPBCC family protein, producing the protein MTTSALPALSDIPEEVPGVIRIENSDRETTTPIIMDMLRSVYPHDQIFGDYCPVQTYIAAPPREVYEYLADTRSLEEWTYSLRGFTETEEPGLWLSYDRLGDATKCFTRTVAHPDAMTVDYHCAWDQSEHLWMIYLMRVVDAQVVFNKPGSVVTWVNCKHPFYDENGYPETAPPKRPVWVGDFWEMFSAGHQLELDNLKAICEYRAANGLPIKPEWMQ; encoded by the coding sequence GTGACCACCAGCGCCCTGCCGGCCCTGTCCGATATCCCTGAGGAGGTGCCCGGCGTCATCCGCATCGAGAACTCCGACCGGGAGACCACCACGCCGATCATCATGGACATGCTGCGATCGGTGTATCCACACGACCAGATCTTCGGCGACTACTGCCCCGTGCAGACCTACATCGCGGCCCCGCCGCGGGAGGTCTACGAATACCTCGCCGACACCCGCTCGCTCGAGGAATGGACCTACAGCCTGCGCGGCTTCACCGAGACCGAGGAGCCCGGCCTGTGGCTGTCCTACGACCGCCTCGGTGACGCGACCAAGTGTTTCACCCGCACCGTCGCCCATCCCGACGCGATGACCGTCGACTATCACTGCGCGTGGGACCAGTCCGAGCACCTCTGGATGATCTACCTGATGCGGGTGGTCGACGCCCAGGTGGTGTTCAACAAGCCCGGTTCGGTGGTGACGTGGGTCAACTGCAAGCACCCCTTCTACGACGAGAACGGCTACCCCGAGACAGCGCCGCCCAAGCGCCCCGTCTGGGTCGGCGACTTCTGGGAGATGTTCTCCGCCGGGCACCAGCTCGAACTGGACAACCTCAAAGCCATTTGTGAATACCGCGCGGCCAACGGGCTGCCCATCAAGCCGGAGTGGATGCAGTGA